AGATGAGGAGCAATCGCATTGGTCAGCCATCCTGCATTCTTCCGGGTTTGTCAAAATCTTTTCACACTCTATTACATCTATTCCGGCTCCGCTGATAATACCCTCATCCAGAGCTTTAATCATCATTTCGGTATCCACCAATCCTCCACGAGCAGTATTTATCAGTAAAGGTTTGCGCTTTATCATCTTCATGTTGTCTACATTTAATAAATGATGGGTCTGAGGTAAATAAGGAATATGCAGAGAAATAATATCGGAATTTTCCAAAATTTCACCAAGACTCACATATTTAAAATTTAAAACATCCGCCAGAAGATAATC
The genomic region above belongs to Candidatus Margulisiibacteriota bacterium and contains:
- a CDS encoding NAD(P)-dependent oxidoreductase; its protein translation is DYLLADVLNFKYVSLGEILENSDIISLHIPYLPQTHHLLNVDNMKMIKRKPLLINTARGGLVDTEMMIKALDEGIISGAGIDVIECEKILTNPEECRMADQCDCSSSFERLKMTNLFKRDNVIFTPHMAFDSKEAIMRILDITAENIKSFYAGTPQNIVNS